One window of Gloeothece citriformis PCC 7424 genomic DNA carries:
- a CDS encoding Uma2 family endonuclease: MIQSSYISDEELMLLSRKNPQLHFERNRDGTLKTMTPTGKISGNREAKAIAYLLTWVESNNLGEVFSSSCGVKLPNGAIRSADAIFVARERLPQGWDQGEDEFLNIVPDFMIEIRSKTDNLEDLKAKMQEYIENGVKLAWLIDRKNKQAFVYRADGSITQYPEDTLLTGESIVPGFRLPLKSML; this comes from the coding sequence ATGATCCAGTCTTCTTATATCAGTGATGAAGAATTAATGCTGCTCAGTCGAAAAAATCCTCAATTGCATTTTGAGCGCAACCGGGATGGTACATTAAAGACCATGACACCTACTGGGAAAATTTCAGGCAATAGGGAAGCTAAAGCGATCGCCTATCTGTTAACTTGGGTAGAAAGCAATAATTTAGGTGAAGTCTTTAGTTCAAGTTGTGGGGTAAAATTGCCTAATGGCGCGATCAGATCAGCAGATGCTATCTTTGTCGCTAGAGAACGTTTACCCCAAGGATGGGATCAAGGAGAAGATGAATTTTTAAATATTGTTCCGGATTTTATGATAGAAATACGGTCTAAAACTGATAATTTAGAAGACTTAAAAGCCAAAATGCAAGAATATATTGAAAATGGGGTTAAATTAGCATGGTTAATTGACCGTAAAAATAAACAAGCTTTTGTCTATCGTGCTGATGGTTCAATCACTCAGTACCCAGAAGATACTCTATTAACTGGTGAATCTATCGTTCCTGGGTTTAGGTTACCCTTAAAGTCTATGCTTTAA
- a CDS encoding NUDIX domain-containing protein, with product MLRSWQFIQTVIGVIFRHPVTGATIIPILPDGRIVLVRRQDTGQWGLPGGIVDWGENIPTTVKRELAEETGLELLKIRRLVGVYSSPDRDPRIHSISVLVEAEVQGDLGAKDTLEISQVQAFFQEDLPLGNLSHDHDRQIQDYLNGLTVLA from the coding sequence ATGCTTCGTAGCTGGCAATTTATTCAAACCGTAATTGGTGTAATCTTTCGTCACCCAGTCACCGGGGCAACCATTATTCCTATTTTACCCGATGGTCGAATCGTGTTAGTGCGGCGACAAGATACCGGACAATGGGGTTTGCCGGGGGGTATCGTCGACTGGGGAGAAAATATCCCCACCACCGTTAAGCGAGAATTAGCCGAAGAAACCGGCTTAGAATTATTAAAAATTCGCCGTTTAGTGGGGGTTTATTCTTCTCCCGATCGAGATCCGAGAATTCATTCTATTTCGGTGTTAGTTGAAGCAGAAGTGCAGGGAGATTTAGGAGCTAAAGATACCTTAGAAATCTCTCAAGTTCAAGCATTTTTCCAAGAGGATTTACCGTTAGGCAATTTATCTCACGATCATGACCGACAAATCCAAGATTATCTCAATGGATTGACAGTTTTAGCTTAA
- the argH gene encoding argininosuccinate lyase, with translation MTEKKTWSDRFEGSLHPAIAYFNASIEFDIELIEYDLTGSIAHAKMLAHTGIISETEAQQLVTGLEQIRAEYREGQFNPGIDQEDVHFAVERRLTEIIGDVGKKLHTARSRNDQVGTDIRLYLRDQIDQIRGQIREFQQVLLDHAQNHVETLIPGYTHLQRAQPVSLAHHLLAYFHMAQRDWERLGEIRKRTNISPLGSGALAGTTFPIDRHYSAQLLQFEGVYPNSLDGVSDRDFAIEFLNAASLIMVHLSRLSEEMILWSSQEFSFITLTDSCATGSSIMPQKKNPDVPELIRGKTGRVFGHLQGLLVLMKGLPLAYNKDLQEDKEALFDGVKTVKGCLEAMTILLSEGIKFKTERLTQAVNEDFSNATDVADYLAARGVPFREAYNLVGKVVKTSLAAGKLLKDLTLDQWKELHPAFEADIYEAIAPSQVVAARNSYGGTGFKQVRQAILTAKTLLESN, from the coding sequence GTGACAGAAAAGAAAACTTGGAGCGATCGCTTTGAAGGGTCACTACATCCGGCGATAGCCTATTTCAATGCTAGTATCGAATTTGATATAGAACTGATCGAATATGACCTCACCGGTTCGATCGCCCATGCTAAAATGCTGGCTCACACTGGCATCATCTCAGAAACCGAAGCGCAACAGTTAGTCACTGGATTAGAGCAAATTCGCGCCGAATATAGAGAAGGGCAATTTAATCCAGGAATTGACCAGGAAGACGTTCATTTTGCCGTAGAGCGACGCTTAACCGAAATAATCGGCGATGTGGGCAAAAAACTACATACCGCCCGCTCTCGCAATGACCAAGTGGGAACAGATATCCGTCTGTATTTACGGGATCAAATTGATCAAATTCGGGGACAAATACGGGAATTTCAACAAGTTTTATTAGATCACGCTCAAAACCATGTTGAAACGTTAATTCCGGGTTATACGCATCTCCAACGTGCCCAACCGGTAAGTTTAGCTCATCATTTATTGGCTTATTTTCACATGGCACAACGAGACTGGGAGCGCCTCGGAGAAATTCGCAAAAGAACTAATATTTCTCCCTTGGGGAGTGGCGCTTTAGCCGGAACCACTTTTCCCATCGATCGCCATTACAGCGCCCAATTATTACAATTTGAAGGAGTTTATCCCAATAGTCTCGACGGAGTCAGCGATCGAGATTTTGCCATAGAATTTCTCAACGCCGCCAGTCTGATTATGGTTCATCTGTCCCGTTTAAGCGAAGAAATGATTCTCTGGTCATCTCAGGAATTTAGTTTTATCACGTTGACGGATAGTTGTGCCACTGGTTCTAGTATTATGCCCCAAAAGAAAAACCCCGATGTTCCCGAATTGATCCGAGGGAAAACAGGGCGGGTTTTTGGGCATTTACAGGGGTTGTTAGTGTTAATGAAGGGTTTACCCTTAGCCTATAATAAAGACCTCCAGGAAGACAAAGAAGCCCTCTTTGATGGGGTAAAAACGGTTAAGGGATGCTTAGAAGCGATGACGATTCTTTTAAGTGAAGGGATAAAATTTAAAACTGAGCGTCTCACCCAAGCGGTTAACGAAGACTTTTCTAATGCGACAGATGTAGCCGATTATTTAGCTGCGCGAGGTGTTCCCTTCCGAGAAGCTTATAATTTAGTCGGAAAAGTGGTAAAAACCAGTTTAGCCGCCGGTAAATTACTAAAAGATTTAACCCTCGACCAATGGAAAGAGCTTCATCCGGCTTTTGAAGCGGATATTTATGAGGCGATCGCCCCATCTCAAGTGGTAGCGGCGCGTAATAGCTATGGAGGAACTGGATTTAAACAAGTTCGTCAGGCGATCTTAACCGCCAAAACCTTGCTTGAGTCTAATTAA
- a CDS encoding PP2C family protein-serine/threonine phosphatase, whose product MTAVPVYRQPSSNNNAIDSGKPTDAKPVLALKELVASLYREQNKIQNLLSSLGFALRSFNNLNQFLELTPLMAARVTDADGGALILFKSNGRISLEQLHCQDNQATGQLRRDLEKIVRQLNISDHQTTEPFPLSLSEHLDRQIRQTLGTQSQLYSTPVLVKNTERGRLYVFSNDPEYAWTQTRRKLLQLVADQTAVAIANNELTIELRSKERQDRELEIASEIQLRLLPRKCPLIKGVQLAARCQTANRVGGDYYDFIPTNYDQLRQPQDGKVDSPTTSVPWSIVIGDVMGKGVPAGLIMTMTRGMLRAEVLNRHTPAQILEHLNRVMFADLENSHRFVTLFYSEYDPQTRILSYSNAAHHPPLLWQASTGTIQRLDTEGMLIGLDPQSSYENAQTSLSEGDTIIYYTDGFTDAVNQSGDRFEEENLIQAFEEACQIYDSPQGILDHLFDKVHQFSGSDQGNSDDMTLVVMQIKSQK is encoded by the coding sequence ATGACTGCTGTGCCTGTTTACCGCCAGCCATCCTCCAATAATAATGCCATTGACAGTGGTAAACCCACTGACGCTAAACCCGTCTTAGCTTTAAAAGAACTGGTGGCTAGTTTGTATCGAGAACAAAATAAGATACAAAACCTATTAAGTTCTTTAGGGTTTGCCCTACGGAGTTTTAATAACTTAAATCAGTTTTTAGAACTCACCCCCTTAATGGCAGCAAGGGTGACAGATGCCGATGGAGGAGCGCTAATTTTATTTAAATCTAACGGACGAATCTCTCTAGAACAATTACATTGTCAAGATAATCAAGCCACTGGACAACTGCGCCGAGATCTAGAGAAAATAGTCCGCCAATTGAATATTTCCGATCATCAAACTACAGAACCATTTCCCCTCTCCTTATCAGAACATCTCGATCGTCAAATTCGGCAAACTCTGGGGACACAAAGTCAGCTTTACAGTACCCCAGTTTTAGTCAAAAATACAGAACGAGGCCGTCTCTATGTATTTAGTAACGATCCGGAATATGCCTGGACTCAAACCCGACGGAAATTGCTTCAATTAGTCGCCGATCAAACCGCCGTTGCGATCGCTAATAATGAACTGACGATCGAATTACGCTCGAAAGAACGGCAAGATCGAGAATTAGAAATAGCCTCAGAAATTCAGTTACGGCTATTACCGCGAAAATGTCCTTTAATTAAGGGAGTCCAATTAGCGGCTCGGTGTCAAACCGCCAATCGAGTCGGAGGGGATTATTATGATTTTATCCCCACCAATTATGACCAACTGCGACAACCTCAAGACGGCAAGGTAGACTCTCCTACAACTTCTGTCCCTTGGAGTATCGTCATCGGAGACGTGATGGGGAAAGGGGTTCCGGCAGGGTTAATTATGACCATGACTAGAGGAATGTTAAGAGCAGAAGTGCTTAACCGACATACTCCCGCTCAAATTCTCGAACATCTCAACCGAGTCATGTTTGCCGACCTCGAAAATTCTCATCGTTTCGTAACTTTATTTTACTCTGAATACGACCCCCAAACCCGTATTTTATCTTATAGTAATGCCGCCCATCATCCTCCCCTACTCTGGCAAGCCTCTACAGGAACGATTCAACGGCTCGATACAGAAGGAATGCTCATCGGCTTAGATCCTCAATCGAGCTATGAAAATGCTCAAACTTCTTTATCCGAGGGAGACACAATCATTTATTATACAGATGGGTTTACAGATGCCGTCAACCAAAGTGGCGATCGCTTTGAGGAAGAAAATCTGATTCAAGCCTTTGAGGAAGCTTGCCAAATCTATGATAGTCCTCAAGGAATATTAGATCATCTATTTGACAAAGTGCATCAATTTAGTGGGTCGGATCAGGGTAACAGCGATGATATGACTTTGGTTGTTATGCAGATAAAATCTCAGAAATAA
- a CDS encoding glycosyltransferase family 2 protein produces MFFSVVIPTYNRKPILEKCLMALEHQQLSDDKVQGYEVVLVDDGSTDGTLEWLNHHKDIFPHVRPFSQDHLGPAAARNLGVKESRGDIIIFIDSDLVVTEKFLSSHADALMEGQKKYQTDRLFTYGWVINTCNFDDPTSEPYKITDYSAAYFATGNVAIARKWLEMAGLFDTGFQLYGWEDLELGVRLKKLNLKLLKCPAAVGYHWHPPFKLEQIPNLIEKEIQRGRMGVLFYQKHPNWEVRLMIQMTWLHRILWGVLSLGGRLNERTMAPLLQWLIDQGKPQLALEIARIFLNWYNVQGVYAAYQEAQQHP; encoded by the coding sequence GTGTTTTTCAGCGTCGTCATTCCTACCTATAACCGTAAACCGATTTTAGAAAAATGTCTGATGGCTCTAGAACATCAGCAATTGAGTGATGATAAAGTTCAAGGATATGAGGTCGTTTTGGTGGATGATGGGTCTACTGACGGCACATTAGAATGGTTAAACCACCATAAAGATATATTTCCTCATGTTCGTCCCTTTTCGCAAGACCACTTAGGCCCCGCAGCCGCCCGAAATTTAGGGGTTAAGGAGTCAAGGGGCGATATAATTATCTTTATCGATAGCGATCTCGTCGTTACCGAAAAATTTCTCTCCTCCCATGCAGATGCTCTCATGGAAGGACAGAAAAAGTATCAAACCGATCGCCTTTTTACCTACGGATGGGTTATTAATACTTGTAACTTCGACGATCCTACCTCTGAACCTTACAAAATAACAGACTACTCTGCTGCTTATTTTGCCACAGGAAATGTAGCGATCGCGCGAAAATGGTTAGAAATGGCCGGCTTATTTGATACTGGGTTTCAACTGTACGGATGGGAAGATTTAGAATTAGGGGTAAGACTGAAAAAATTAAATCTTAAATTGCTCAAATGTCCTGCCGCAGTAGGATATCATTGGCATCCCCCCTTTAAACTAGAACAAATCCCCAATTTGATCGAAAAAGAAATCCAACGGGGACGAATGGGAGTATTATTCTATCAAAAGCATCCTAATTGGGAAGTCCGGTTAATGATTCAGATGACTTGGTTACATCGAATCTTGTGGGGAGTGCTATCTCTAGGCGGTAGACTTAATGAGCGAACGATGGCCCCTTTGTTACAATGGTTAATTGATCAAGGAAAACCTCAGTTAGCTTTAGAAATAGCCCGAATTTTCCTTAACTGGTATAATGTTCAGGGAGTTTACGCAGCTTACCAAGAAGCACAACAACATCCTTAA
- a CDS encoding SirB1 family protein — MNNFYHEVTQPDHQINLAKACLLIASQEYPTLDLEEYLNALDTMGQEIEERLPASSYPLKIIQTINDYLFKDLGFKGNTTDYYDPRNSFLNDVIDRRIGIPITLSVVYLELAKRLNFPMVGIGMPGHFMIRPDFEEAGIFVDVFNRGEILFEQDCEQRLQQVYQQPVKLEPHFLDAVTNQQILGRILTNLKYIYLNRQEFSKTLKTIEQILLIFPNHPLELRDKGLIYYQLGQWEKASQDLKIYLALLPDAQDATVIRQLLQQIS, encoded by the coding sequence ATGAACAATTTTTATCACGAAGTGACTCAACCTGATCATCAAATTAACTTGGCAAAAGCTTGTTTATTGATAGCTAGTCAAGAATATCCAACTTTAGATTTAGAAGAGTATTTAAACGCCCTTGATACAATGGGACAAGAAATAGAAGAACGATTACCAGCCTCATCTTATCCTTTAAAAATCATTCAAACGATTAATGATTATTTATTTAAAGATTTGGGATTTAAAGGCAATACAACCGACTATTATGATCCCCGAAACAGTTTTTTAAATGACGTAATCGATAGACGAATTGGGATTCCGATTACTTTATCCGTTGTTTATTTAGAATTGGCTAAACGGCTCAATTTTCCGATGGTTGGGATAGGAATGCCAGGACATTTTATGATTCGTCCTGACTTTGAAGAAGCCGGAATATTTGTGGATGTTTTTAACCGAGGAGAGATCCTCTTTGAACAAGATTGTGAACAAAGACTACAACAAGTTTATCAACAGCCGGTTAAATTAGAACCTCATTTTCTGGATGCTGTCACCAATCAGCAAATATTAGGACGAATCTTAACTAACCTTAAATATATTTATCTGAACCGTCAAGAATTTTCTAAAACTCTCAAGACTATAGAGCAAATTTTGTTAATCTTTCCCAACCATCCCCTAGAATTACGAGACAAAGGATTGATATATTATCAGTTAGGTCAATGGGAAAAAGCCTCTCAAGATTTAAAAATTTATTTAGCCTTATTACCTGATGCTCAAGATGCTACCGTGATCCGTCAATTATTACAACAAATCAGTTAA
- a CDS encoding FAD-dependent oxidoreductase has product MTSTKPIDFLDHDTLQRLRKADQLYTALRCQPISVPCVVQNSSESLSNLDCDIVISGGTLGILLASALQYQGWRTVIIERGILRGREQEWNISRQELSVFLELNLLTEAELNQAIATEYNPARVSFFQGYELWVKDVLNIGVDPVFLLDTLKHKFLEQGGILLEQTSFNSAIVHPDGIVVKAGNHTLKTRLLIDGMGHFSPIAKQARKGQKPEGICLVVGSCAQGYDKNETGDLIASITPILNQCQYFWEAFPARDGRTTYLFTYLDPHPDRFSLEFFMAEYLKWLPDYQNVELERLKFERFLFGFFPSYRQSPLKTPWSRILAVGDSSGSQSPVSFGGFGAMVRHLKRLTLGISEALKADVLDSQGLSLLQPYQPNISVNWLFQKTMSVEVNQKADPNQINRLMSGVFQVMDQLGDEVLKPFLQDVIQFPALAKSLILVNPKLVLPLLPQVGVYPLLDWSFHYLNLALYTGLFPLGKLAEPLAEKFPPVPQYYYHRWLDAWKYGSGKDYK; this is encoded by the coding sequence ATGACTTCAACAAAACCGATTGACTTTCTCGATCATGATACCCTTCAACGCTTACGTAAAGCCGATCAACTTTATACCGCTTTACGCTGTCAACCTATCTCTGTTCCTTGTGTGGTTCAAAATAGTTCAGAGTCTTTAAGTAATTTAGATTGCGATATTGTCATTAGTGGAGGAACATTAGGTATTTTATTGGCGAGTGCCCTCCAATACCAAGGTTGGCGCACTGTTATTATTGAACGGGGAATTTTACGAGGACGGGAACAAGAATGGAATATTTCTCGTCAGGAGTTATCCGTATTTTTAGAGTTAAATCTTTTGACGGAAGCTGAATTAAATCAAGCGATCGCTACCGAGTATAATCCCGCTAGAGTGAGTTTTTTTCAAGGATATGAATTATGGGTTAAAGATGTGCTTAATATAGGGGTTGATCCGGTTTTTTTGCTAGACACTTTGAAACATAAATTTTTAGAGCAAGGGGGCATTCTTTTAGAACAGACTTCTTTTAATTCAGCCATTGTTCATCCAGACGGAATTGTCGTTAAAGCGGGAAATCATACCTTAAAAACTCGTTTACTAATTGATGGGATGGGGCATTTTTCTCCCATTGCCAAACAAGCTAGAAAAGGACAAAAACCCGAAGGAATTTGTTTAGTAGTGGGAAGTTGTGCCCAAGGCTATGATAAAAACGAAACGGGAGACTTAATTGCGTCGATTACTCCTATTTTAAATCAATGTCAATATTTTTGGGAAGCTTTTCCGGCTAGAGATGGTCGAACGACTTATTTATTTACCTATTTAGATCCCCATCCCGATAGATTCAGCTTAGAATTTTTCATGGCAGAATATTTAAAATGGCTGCCCGACTATCAAAATGTTGAGTTAGAAAGATTGAAATTTGAACGCTTTTTATTCGGCTTTTTTCCTTCCTATCGTCAAAGCCCTTTAAAAACTCCTTGGAGTAGAATATTAGCGGTGGGGGATAGCAGTGGTAGTCAATCCCCGGTTAGTTTTGGAGGATTTGGAGCAATGGTAAGACACCTAAAACGGCTCACTCTAGGCATTAGTGAAGCTTTAAAAGCGGATGTTTTAGATAGTCAGGGTTTATCTTTATTACAACCCTATCAGCCTAATATATCCGTGAATTGGTTATTTCAAAAAACCATGAGTGTAGAGGTCAATCAAAAAGCCGATCCCAATCAAATTAATCGGTTAATGAGTGGGGTTTTTCAGGTGATGGATCAATTAGGAGATGAAGTTTTAAAACCTTTTTTACAAGATGTGATTCAATTTCCAGCTTTAGCCAAAAGTTTAATTTTAGTTAATCCTAAATTAGTGCTTCCTCTTTTACCTCAAGTCGGGGTGTATCCTCTCCTCGATTGGAGTTTTCATTATTTAAATTTAGCCCTTTATACTGGGTTATTTCCTTTGGGTAAATTAGCTGAACCTTTAGCCGAAAAATTCCCCCCCGTTCCTCAATATTACTATCATCGTTGGCTAGATGCTTGGAAATACGGATCGGGCAAAGACTATAAATAA
- the mrdA gene encoding penicillin-binding protein 2, giving the protein MRTIDLLPKPKPKNSHSRTRISQPSFAQDKRKETGRTVGRQYQSVLLMILISIVLLGGVGARLFYLQLSQGEVNREKAENNRIRIVPKQPVRGNLFDRKGRVLATTRLTHAAYLWPMAQKRVDWQENIRKIAQLLGVPQDSIEEKVEQAGFNSPTLIRIARSLTPAQITAIEEYRSEINGVEVDIETVRHYPHGKMASHVMGYTGELNAEELARRRKDGYRMGDVVGQMGVEAAFEPLLRGEWGGLQLEVDGAGKVMRVLGQKEAKPGKDVTLTLDLEVQKAAEAALGNRKGAVVALDPRDGSVLAMVSYPRFNPNVFSSQITPQIWKELQETKPFVNRAMRGFPPASTFKVVTQTAGMETGKYPPNTILSTFAYLNVGGMALGEWNRAGFGPMGYVRAMAWSSNTFHGQIGRGVGGPTLIKYSRLYGFGQETGIELSEESPGLIADDAWKRKMYNWEWTDGDTVNMSIGQGFTQATPLQVAVMFAVPANGGYKVKPHLFKDSLDNKDKWRTSLNFKPSTIKILREGLRAVVSSGTGKALNVPHLPPVAGKSGTAEAPPGKSHAWFGAFAPYDNPEIVVVAFAEHSGGGGGSVAAPMVRQVMEAYFKAKPPKN; this is encoded by the coding sequence ATGCGTACTATTGACTTACTCCCAAAGCCAAAACCGAAAAACAGCCATTCTCGAACGAGAATATCTCAACCTTCTTTTGCTCAAGATAAACGCAAGGAGACAGGGCGAACAGTCGGACGGCAATATCAGTCTGTTTTACTGATGATTTTAATCTCTATTGTGTTACTCGGAGGAGTAGGGGCGCGTCTATTTTATTTACAGTTGTCTCAAGGGGAAGTGAATCGAGAAAAAGCCGAAAATAACCGTATTCGGATTGTACCGAAACAACCGGTCAGAGGCAATCTCTTCGATCGCAAAGGCCGAGTCTTAGCGACAACTCGGTTAACTCATGCGGCTTATCTATGGCCAATGGCGCAAAAACGAGTAGATTGGCAGGAAAATATTCGTAAAATAGCCCAATTATTAGGAGTTCCTCAAGATAGTATTGAAGAAAAGGTAGAACAAGCTGGCTTTAACTCTCCCACTTTAATTCGTATTGCCCGCAGTCTTACCCCGGCTCAAATTACCGCCATTGAAGAGTATAGAAGTGAAATTAATGGAGTAGAAGTCGATATAGAAACCGTTCGACATTATCCTCATGGAAAAATGGCCTCCCATGTGATGGGATATACAGGAGAATTAAACGCTGAAGAATTAGCACGACGGCGTAAGGATGGCTATCGCATGGGGGATGTGGTCGGTCAAATGGGGGTAGAGGCTGCTTTTGAACCCCTACTGCGAGGAGAATGGGGCGGACTTCAATTAGAAGTCGATGGGGCTGGTAAAGTGATGCGTGTATTGGGGCAAAAAGAGGCTAAACCCGGTAAAGATGTGACCTTAACCTTAGATTTAGAGGTGCAAAAAGCAGCAGAAGCGGCCTTAGGAAATCGTAAAGGGGCAGTTGTCGCCCTTGATCCTAGAGACGGATCTGTGTTAGCAATGGTGAGTTATCCTCGTTTTAATCCGAATGTTTTTTCTAGCCAAATTACGCCCCAAATTTGGAAGGAATTACAAGAAACTAAACCCTTTGTTAATCGGGCGATGCGTGGGTTTCCTCCCGCTTCTACGTTTAAAGTTGTCACCCAAACCGCAGGGATGGAAACCGGCAAATATCCCCCAAATACGATTTTAAGCACTTTTGCTTATCTCAATGTAGGCGGGATGGCCTTGGGAGAATGGAACCGGGCAGGTTTTGGCCCGATGGGGTATGTTAGAGCTATGGCTTGGAGTAGTAATACGTTTCATGGTCAAATTGGTAGAGGGGTAGGAGGGCCAACTTTAATTAAATACTCCCGTCTCTATGGATTTGGACAGGAAACCGGCATAGAATTATCCGAAGAATCTCCCGGATTAATCGCTGATGATGCCTGGAAACGCAAGATGTATAACTGGGAATGGACAGACGGAGATACAGTGAATATGTCCATCGGACAAGGGTTTACTCAAGCAACCCCTCTTCAAGTGGCGGTGATGTTTGCTGTGCCGGCTAATGGAGGCTATAAGGTGAAACCCCATTTATTTAAAGATAGTCTCGATAACAAGGATAAATGGCGGACTTCGTTGAATTTTAAACCGAGTACCATTAAAATCTTACGAGAAGGGTTACGGGCAGTCGTCAGCAGTGGAACCGGAAAAGCGCTTAATGTGCCGCATTTACCCCCGGTAGCGGGCAAAAGTGGGACAGCAGAAGCTCCTCCAGGTAAATCTCACGCTTGGTTTGGGGCGTTTGCTCCTTACGATAACCCAGAAATTGTGGTAGTTGCTTTTGCTGAACATTCTGGCGGAGGAGGGGGTTCTGTCGCTGCTCCTATGGTTCGTCAGGTGATGGAAGCTTATTTTAAGGCAAAACCACCCAAGAATTAA
- a CDS encoding tetratricopeptide repeat protein yields MIRWLISLITVVLIGCTALPSWAEPVNPPTLTEEQISQGEALAQKALEATDRGNFAEAEIYWSQLIEQFPTNPAVWSNRGNCRVSQYKLDEAIADFDKAIELAPHTPDPYLNRGTAFEAQGRYDAAIEDYNRVLSLDPEDPMAYNNRGNAQGGLGNWEEALADYQKATEIAPNFAFAQANVALALYEMGNKEEATRKMRNLVRKYPMFPDMRAALTAVLWEQGKQGEAESNWVAAVGIDHRYQDLDWVQNIRRWPPQMVVALDKFLNLK; encoded by the coding sequence ATGATACGCTGGCTTATAAGTTTAATAACTGTAGTATTGATTGGCTGTACCGCCCTCCCCAGTTGGGCAGAACCGGTTAATCCCCCCACCCTAACCGAAGAACAAATCAGCCAAGGAGAAGCTTTAGCCCAAAAAGCGTTAGAAGCAACCGATAGAGGGAATTTTGCCGAGGCAGAAATCTATTGGAGTCAATTAATCGAACAATTTCCCACAAATCCCGCCGTTTGGAGTAATCGAGGCAATTGTCGGGTGAGTCAATATAAACTCGATGAAGCGATCGCCGATTTTGACAAAGCGATTGAATTAGCCCCCCATACCCCCGATCCTTATTTAAATCGAGGCACGGCCTTTGAAGCGCAAGGACGCTATGATGCTGCGATCGAAGACTATAATCGAGTCTTATCTTTAGATCCCGAAGATCCCATGGCCTATAATAACCGGGGTAATGCTCAAGGGGGTTTAGGAAATTGGGAAGAAGCCTTAGCAGATTACCAAAAAGCGACAGAAATCGCCCCTAATTTTGCCTTTGCTCAAGCTAATGTCGCTTTAGCCCTGTATGAGATGGGAAATAAAGAAGAAGCGACCCGCAAAATGCGAAACCTAGTCAGAAAATATCCCATGTTTCCGGATATGAGGGCGGCCTTAACGGCGGTACTTTGGGAACAGGGAAAACAGGGAGAAGCAGAAAGTAACTGGGTTGCTGCGGTAGGCATAGATCATCGGTATCAAGACTTAGATTGGGTTCAAAATATCCGTCGTTGGCCACCGCAAATGGTAGTGGCATTAGATAAATTTTTGAATCTTAAATAA
- the purE gene encoding 5-(carboxyamino)imidazole ribonucleotide mutase — protein MSNNQVAKPEQNPEVGIIMGSDSDLPTMKEAIAVCEEFEVRWEVAIVSAHRTPKRMVEYAQSAHDRGIKVIIAGAGGAAHLPGMVAALTPLPVIGVPVATRHLGGMDSLYSIVQMPGGIPVATVAIGNAKNAGLLAVQILATHDQTLLEKVQQYRQALSQSVLHKQEKLEHLGYEQYLKGM, from the coding sequence ATGAGCAACAATCAAGTGGCAAAACCAGAACAAAACCCCGAAGTCGGGATCATCATGGGCAGTGACTCCGACCTGCCGACGATGAAAGAAGCGATCGCGGTGTGTGAAGAATTTGAGGTTAGGTGGGAAGTAGCGATCGTCTCAGCCCATCGTACCCCAAAGAGGATGGTAGAGTATGCCCAGAGTGCCCATGACAGAGGGATAAAAGTGATTATAGCCGGCGCAGGAGGAGCAGCCCATTTACCGGGGATGGTAGCCGCCTTAACGCCTTTACCCGTGATTGGTGTACCCGTAGCCACACGACACTTAGGGGGAATGGACTCCCTTTACTCGATCGTCCAGATGCCGGGGGGAATTCCTGTGGCCACCGTCGCCATCGGGAATGCTAAAAACGCCGGACTCTTGGCGGTACAAATTTTAGCCACTCACGATCAAACCCTTTTAGAAAAAGTGCAACAGTATCGTCAAGCCCTGTCTCAAAGCGTATTACACAAACAAGAAAAATTAGAACATCTCGGATACGAACAATATTTAAAAGGAATGTAA